The genomic region ACTTACTAGTCAATTCCTCTATATATTGGACAGATGCTTCGTAAGCGCCAGCTTGAACCTCAGCTCCACTCTTCTCCGCTACCACCACCACGGCCTCATCCATTGAATGTATTTACTATACTTGGTTAGATGAAGGTTATACTTATGATGTTTGAGGCATAAGAGGAGAATGACCCTCTATTTATAGGCTAAGAAGGGCGGATTTGTAAAGGCCAAGGACAATGGCAGAATGCCACCGATAGGGTCGTGCCAAGAATTTTAAAGGTCTTAAGGGAAAACTAATTCGGAGGCCTAATTCCTTACTATAACTACTTAGTCCTTGTTTTTCCAGCTTTTTGGGCTACAAAGTCAAATATTAAGGTTCTAAACTTCACTTAATAGTCCAACATTATGAATTTATACCTATTTAGTTTGATTAATCCATTTCAGTataatctcgttttttttttcattttaaattAGGATTCATATATCTTATTGGACTTCTTaataataaattcaaaaattttaccCTAGTACTATGAAAAAAGGAACATGTAtgtaatatgaaaaaaaaaaatattaagatTTGAAGGAAGAAAAAAGAACGGTGAAATGATATAACCTGAAAATATGTAAATATCATTGAGAAAATGAGATTTCCTAATAATATAATAAACAAAAAGATTAAGGATTGCTCAACTTTTTCCGATTGATTCACAAAAAAGTGGGCCCTTattgaaaataattttttaattaattgaTTCACACAATTAATTGATACACACAATTTCTGAATAAAATCTTCATACACAATTGATTTACAGAAGGTGGGACCGCCTAAATGAAATCTTTCAATCCAATGCTTATTTAATAAAACATTCACACTGCCAATCCtcaaaaaaaaatctgaaaaaataaaaataaaaaaaatatattaatgtaaAATACGAAAAGAATATACAAGATAAAATCTTAAAGATAACATACTGATATGTTAACAAGATTAAGCATCTCCCTAAAATATTTTACAATAATATCTTATATGTTTCATATTTTAAAatagaaacaaaaacaaaaaaacaaggaTTATATctacaaaatcaaaataaaaaagatAACATACTGATATGTTAAAAAGATTAAGCATCTCCCTaaaatattttacaataatggtaTTGGTACTGGTATTGGTGTAAGAgatatttgtttttgtttttgtcaggaAAAGATTAGTATATTCACTATATAGGTATTGGTATTTGTTTGTTATTAGTAAAAATAGTATTTTTAAAGACTGTAAatgtatttatttatatttttattataaataaaaagtgttaattattttaaaaatttGTATATCATCTTTTTTGATGTttgttatattttgttttgtctttttttttgttagaaAGTAAATACGTTTTCATTACATTTTACACTTAACTTAATTGTACTATTAGTATAATAAAATACTACTTCATCTGTTTACACttgctttattttgtgagggaaaaataAAGAAAGTGTAAACTATTAACTAGGACGGAGGAGTAGCATTTAATgagataatattaatttaatgtcTTATAATTATAGTCATCTTTCGTTTTCTACCTCTTATAACATCAAAGTAAAAGTACAATTAGTTTATAAAAATGTCATCAATTGGAGATGTATTTATATAAATAGATAACCTTAAAAATATCATGCTTTAACACAGGATTTTCACTAGTTATAGTTAATTGTATAAATTTCACAGGTATTTTGGTATTCATCAATTCTAAAAATAGAGAGAGATGTTAGAGTTGAAGTAGAAAAGAGATTGTGTTAAAGTAGGTTAAAGTGGTCATTGATAAACATCAAATATATATGTGAGGTAAGGTCATGTAAAGTGGTCTTGAATATAAAAGTATTATTTATATTAGTGACCTAGATTAAGGGTGGTTATTGATGAACATAGTCTTAAAACAGTGGACCGTTAAATCATTCCGAGACAAAATCCGAACCCTCGATAAGTACTGGAAAGATGGGAGAGAGCCTACTACTGGGAAGGAACATCCTCCTATCATCATACCAATTTTATTGGCTTTCATTAATTATCAGCCACCATCTTCAGTTCTTCATTATTATCAATCTCCGTAATAATGAGCCACCATCTCTATAACAACTTCTAAAATAATtcattgtttttcctttctttttattTACTTCAATATTTCCGTTCCAATCTCTGATAGTCTTTGGAGTAGTTCGACAATAGCCACCAAACAAAGAGGCCCCTGCTTTCTAGCAATTACTGAATTGAGAAGCAAAATCTTCATCGGATACTCCATTAATGTACATAAGTTACAAGAAATTTGGCCTTGCTTGCCTTTGTAATTGAAAATTGACCACCAGTTTCGCGTGAgcctgtaatcccctataaaatctagtgcaaaacagtggcggaaacactgtcgaatgggattaaatacacaatgaTAAAACTAAATAACCAAATTGggattaaaataaatataattcacTGGAAACATTCACAAAAAGGTAGTCGATACAATTGCCACTTTTGCTAAAAAGGGCTAAAAATTAAAACCTCCAAAACAGGGTTCTACAATCCAAAAGAAACGAAAATAAAAAGAGTAGGatcaactactcgctagctcactccTCGAATCCCAGCAAAACAAATACCTGTCATGTTATatacataacagccacaatcagtggggagtaactcaggcgttctcccagccacatttcaTCAAGTTAAAGACAAGCAAATGCTAAAACCACAATTACTTGAAATATGAAACCTCAATACATTATAAAATGTTAAAAACATAAATAAGCATTTGAACAATTGAAAATAAAAATTAAGTCCTGAAACATTAAAGTATAAGATACAATATCAAATACTCCTTAAGGAAAACCAGCTTAGTGTCTTAGTCTAGATTTTCACTCGGACTATGCTAAAGTACCGCGGTTCCAAAACCATAATAGGGCGGCGTCTTACTCCGCAGTGCGAGGCCTTAGTCTAAGTGTATGTACATAACTCCCGGGGTGCAACACTCCCAGACGACCACCGATGACAATCATCAGTTCTATAGCTAATGGCAAAACTAAGCATATCCTAAGTTTATTATTCTAAACCTTACACCTAACTATTCTATAAGTATTCAAAACCACTTCAAAAGTGTTCATTATTCAAATCCTTTAAAAAGAAACCTTCCCAGAAAGCAACTTCAAAAAATAGTAACTTTCTATAAATAGAATCTTTCTTAGAGTAAATATCTGCTCAAAATAGAAATCTTATGAAAATAGTAATGTATGATGTTATAAATAATGTCATTCAAGAAGTTAGAAAATATAAGTTATTATCTTATTACCAACTTGGGTAAACCCATTTTAAATACTAATCCATTATTTAAAATGATAAAATAATTTTAgtcaaatacttcttataaaacaggCTCTCAACACATTCTGGAATCATATGAAAAATTACCATAATACCCTTCTCCATAAATTAACTTGAAAACCATTATTTACTCGGTTTAACCAAAACagtgttttatttttataaaatagatTTTAACTTCGATACTCATGAATTTAAAGTGAGTACTTTTTATAACATCTCGGACCAGCATGTAAAATTTTGTAAAAATATATGCTCATTTGATATATGAACCGAATTAAAAACCAGATTATCGCAAAAACCGCAAAACACCATTTCAGTTATTAAAAAACGTTTCTGACCAAAACGATTCCCAACAAAATTTGTAAAATCCTGTAATTaagtaaaaacacaaaaaataattTTCCCAACAACTAAAAATCGTAAatactatttattaaaattgGATTCCAAAAATAGCCAGaactgtattttatttattaaaattatGATTCCACCCAAAATAAATTTTATCAAAATTTATATCATTCCATAATGAATTATCAAAGTTAATAAAATAGGTTTCTTGAATTAGAAAAATCAAAAACGAATTAATACCTAATAAACACCAAAACAGCTGAAACATTGTATAAAtcataataattactaataagACTAAAAGATCGAAACTTTTATGATCCTACGTCTTAAAATTTATCATAGGACCAGAATAAAATTATAAAGACGAAATTATACAATGATTAGTAATTTAAAACCCTAGAAATCGATATATTGcgattataacaacaacaacattagatCTAATAAAAACAATACTAAATATGATAAATttataaataaaatatattttgataataattaaaTATCAGAAACTTTTATGCCATGAGAACAAAAATtagaaatatataaatttaatatcataattgattaaaacaatgataataataaaaaacaaGCAACTACTCAAAAATAACTAATGAAATTCCGAGTCAAGCCCTTAAGAGTTATCTCTTATTCGCGTTCCAAGTCGATGAAATACTCTTCCTCGTACGCAAAATCTTCCATCTTTTTGAGGAAACAGAAAACAATGCATATATACGTTGAACAATACCAAAAAATGAAAAACTTACTCTAGTACAAGAATGTGTCATATCGCTAAGAGCAAGATTCAAACTATGACAAGCACAAGGCATATATATTGCACTCGGGTTCACTTCAAGTAAACGTTTTTGTACACCTTGATGCTTCCCTTTCATATTGGAGACATTATCATAACCTTGACCTCTTACATCTTCAATATTAAGATCAAGAGACTTTAAAACCTTTTGCAATTGAATAAAAAGTCCAAATCCTGTTGTATCAGTCACCTCCAAAAATTCTAAAAAGTActctttcatttttattttttcagTTGACATATTCACGCATCGTTTTATCAAAGTCATTTGTTCTTGATGAGCAATGTCAGGAGTACAATcaagaataatagagaaatatttTGCCTCTTTGATAGTTTTGATTATTGAACTTTTCACATTATAAGCCAAAAGAGAGATcaatttattttgaattttatgtccAAGATAATGATGATGAATGTCATGATTTTGAATCCTTCTAAGATGATCTTGCATTACCACATCAAATTCAGCAATCATTTCTATTAATCCAAAGAAATTACCATTATCACCTTGATATAATTTTTCTTTAGATCCTCTAAATGCCAAGTTATGAGTAGCAAGACATTTCACGGCTGAAAATATTCTAATTAACACTTGCCTCCATCGATTTTTCTCTTTCATAATTGTTTCCTGCAAAGTTTTATCAATTGTTTCACACGTATCTAGCTTTACTCTCGTTTCATTCCAAGTAAACATGTTACTCATATGCTCGGTactattttcatgttgttttaatCTTTCAGTTATACGCTTCAAATCACGTAAACCATCATTTGCCAACAAACTTTTAGTAGTAATAGATCTAAACAActtacaacaaaaataaaatactttGTCAACATGTTTAAAATAAACCAACCATTTTCTATCACTAATCTCACCATTATTCATCTTTCTAGAAAAATAAGCATCCTTAAAATGTCTATTGTTATCATCAAGAGGGTAGTCAATATTCAATTCTCTTATAGGCCTTtttttaattataatatctcttgTCTTGTTATCAATATTGGTCCAATTCATAGGATCATAAATATCAATAAAAGAATTGGATATATTTGGCACATTAGACTCATTTCCAACATTATTTTCGTTAACATCGTTTGGCTCATTATTTGGCAAATTAGACTCATCTCTAACATTATCTTCATCAACATCAATTGGCACATCAAATTCATTTGGCGAATTAAACTCCTTTCCAACATTATCTTCATCAATATCaattggcacatcatttggcaaaTTAGACTCATTTCCAACATTATCTTCATCAACATCAATAGAGTCATTGTTGTGATCGTTTTCATTGACAACATTTCTAACAATAAATCTGTTCATAGCACCTTGTTGTGATTTTATTAACTCCTCGGTAGACCTGACAAACAGATCAGGTCGTGTTCGTATCCGTGTCAACTTTAAACGGGTCATCACTACCCCAaacctaacccgacccatttacataaacgggtcatttgtctcaaccctaacccaacccatttaatttttctataacccaatccgacttgtttaacccatttatttTGTAGCAGGTCATTTTTAACCCATTTAACCCGTTTAACACAATAAACTAATAATAAAACTAAGTTTTATAGACTTATTAtcccaaaaatgatgaatgagaaagattatttttaagttgtttggtTGAATTATTGGTTAAACAGAGGTGTATTATGACACTTTTAATTAAATGGGtaattcgtgtcgggttcgtgtcaaaagagtTCAACCCTAACCTGACCCATTTACGTTTCGTGTCGTGTCCATATCAACCCAATTACATAAATGGGTCGCAACctctcaaccctaacccgctaacttcgtgtcggATTCGTGTCTTGTTTTTGGGTCGTGTCAATTATTGCCCACCTCTATGTATATGTATACCGTGCATACATTACAAAGAAGCTATACTACTTCTGGTCAAATTATACATCCTGATATCCAATGCTCAAATTAGGTTAACTTCATTGGATAAAACTTCCACCTATAGtagaaaatgttaaaaaaatCCGATTGACCAAATATAAGCCACAGACCACTCTTTTGGtaatcatatttatttatttttcttcaatttcgACCAATCTATTTGTACTATAGTTCCTACTCGATCTACCCCATATAAGCCCCACTTAAATTTTTTATAATTACATTGTATAAGCTGGTTTATACAAATTTATCGTAAAACGGTCTTTTAACAACCATTTTTGCTCACTAGTAAATAAGGTTGTATTTAGCTTCAACCAATTTAGTTTAAAACCGTATTACACAAGACTTACTTTACTATTTTGGTAAACTTTCTAGTTTCCTACTTTCATTAGGTTGAAATCAAACACCCAAACCGATTGAAATTAAAATTTCCATAAATCCGCAACTTCGTCACTATATAAACCCCACCTCACCCCTCACTTTTCTTCCATCACAAAATAcacgagaaaaaaaaaagcaagaaGAGCAAGAACAACAATGgcggaaacaacaacaaaaaagatCATGTTGAAATCATCAGACGGCGAAGATTTTGTAGTGGACGAGGTTGTGGCATTGGAGTCCCAAACAATAAAACATATGATTGAAGATGATTGTGTTGACAACGCAATTCCTCTTCCTAATGTTACCGCTAAGATCTTGTCTAAGGTTATCGAGTATTGTAAGAAACATGtcgatgctgctgctgctgcgaaAACcgcagatacaacaacaacaactactgCTGGTGTTGCTGGAGGTGATGATGAGCTTAAGAAGTGGGATAAAGAATTTGTCAACGTTGACCAAAGTACTCTTTTTGATCTCATCTTGGTACGTTCAACTTCTTATCTATCTTTTTTTTACTCCACGTGGTTTATTTGTAGTGTGGGACCGTCTTAAAGTGTGAGACGGGTTTAAGTTTAACCAATAAAAAAATAGCCCTATTCTATAACATGTTGTTAATTGTGTTATTTCAGGCCGCTAATTATCTGAACATTAAGGATTTGCTGGACTTGACCTGCCAAACAGTGGCGGACATGATAAAAGGGAAAACACCAGAGGAAATAAGGAAGACATTCAACATTAAAAACGACTTCACACCCGAAGAAGAAGCAGAGATTCGAAAGGAGAACCAGTGGGCCTTTGAATGATCGTCTCTCGTTTCACTCGCTTCCATGTTTAATTTTTGTTAGAGAAATTACGTAGAATATTATAAGATGATATTACGATATCAGAATAATACTGTTATATGAAATAATATTCGGGTTACCAAGTTTAGCAGATTACGGATTTAGATTAAGAGTATGTCaagtactatatatatatatatatatatatatatatatatatatatatatgtggtcTTCTATTAACAATGTAACAAGAACAAATTATCAATAATAAAGACGATTTGCTTTAGAATTCTTCCCCTTCTCATTTCTAATAATTTTAGTAGTAGTAATAACTAATAAGTAATGATCTTTATTATTTGAAAATTTGAATTGATTTTACCATGGAGATCAGACTTGATGCTTTTTTCGAACTTTAAAACTTGACGAAGGATGAAAGCGAGTCCGATTTCAAGTGCATAACAGTATCAATGAATTATAATTGTAGACTTCTCACATAAGAGATGTTTTTGAGTCGAGACGTACATAATTTGTAATAAAAGAAATCAATAAGAAAAAACATCAATAATCATCaataagaaaaaaaacaaaaaatagaaTGAAAATTCAAGAAATAATGTTTTCACAATTTCAAATCCTTAATCTATGATTAGTGATTACCATCCGGTTACTATTTGTGGAACCTCACCTTCACAACCTTTATAAATCCCAATTTCATCAACGACCCACACATATTCTCGATCACACATGAAACCCATCGCATTCACTTGAAAAACCGTCAAACTTTTATCATTCTCCTTCAaataaaaatgacaaaaatacaAAGTCGTCATCACAAAGTTCACTCTAAAGGTCCAATTGAACTCTTCACCTGATTGTAAAACACGGGTACCAAGATCATCGTCCTTGGATTGGCAACGTACTGTGATCGGATCGGTTACCGTGTGACTAATGACACGAACCGTATATTTCTTAAGGTTATATTGTGACATTGTTGGCTCGAACATGGCGTTGAGTAACGTTACGCATAACATAAGAGTGACCAATTGATTTTGTTTGGTGTAACCCATCAATAAAGCGGACAATGACACTACTATAAGTCAAATTTGAAActttttttgtttatttgtttatgAAACTACTTGATCTTCCTAAATAAACCGTACCGTATATATAGATTATATATACAAACACGATTTGGGGAAAATTAGAAGGTAAAGAGTCGTGAAATGTGAAAAGTTTATGAAATTGAAAATGTATGATGGAATGATTACCATATGGGAAGGAAAAAGATATTATATGTGCATTGAATACGTTAATTGTGTACAAGTAAATTGAATTTGCTTGAGAAATACACTCATTTTATACTCGTTTTTTAAGGACGTGTGAAATGAGTTTGAGATATGACGATTGAGGATTTTTGGACTTCAGACTTAACAAGGTTGCGTTTCGAGTCAAGAAAAATCAAGAGGTGCGACCGATGTACGATATAACAATAAGCTTACAATCTAACTAATTAGAATGCATCAATTTTAAATTCACTTTAATTATATTATAGTATAGACCCGTGCAATGTATGTACGGTATCTATAGAGTTTTACTTTTCAGTGTATTATTTATggaatttaaattgacaattcatttattttacatGTTTATATTTTGATCAgagaataaaaatttaaatcgtaaGAATTAATGAAACGAGTTTTTTTTAaagcatttttttttgttttttttttactaataatatatTTTTTAGCTGCAACTTTATATCATAAAAACTCAATGAATTTTTAACAAATATTACTAATAACATACTGTATTTTTTAGCCAcaactttttatcataaaaaataAATGAATTTTTATCATAAAGCTCTTTAAAAAAAGAatgtttttatcataaaaagatCAGAGATAAATTTGTGCAGAATGTGAAATATTGAATTTTATCgatatttaaatacaaaagattatgTTCATTTATAACCTATCATGTTCATACctatagtatatgctaaaaatGTCAAGCACTATTatatgaaatatgttttaggcgAGAAAAattggagtttcgcctattcttttagtaaataggggatgctTCGTTATTTAAATGAAAAGTATCATCAATTTCAATCTTCTCACTAGAGGAGGTGAATGGTGATATGGTATATCGAGTGTATCCACGAATTCCCCATTCCACCAATATTAGACTACTAGCTTTTGAATCCGTGTCCGCGCGGGTTATCTTCAAAAATTTCATTATAAAGATAAATAAGTAATAactataatttaattatttttatgaTAATTTATTAAAATAACAATATCATTCACCGACAGGTGGACAATTTCCTTTGCAACTTAATCGATAAACCACGCCTAAGTTTGGTGAGACAGAGATCGAACCTTGATCACTTGTTAAAAAGATGAGACCTCTTGCCACTCACAAGCAACTTACGCCAACAAACTTTGCTTATCGACCACTTCATTCTAATAGATAGACGCACCACAAGACATTTTTTTTCTGCTTACCCGAGTATATCGACCACTCgagttgtcctttggttttggcacgaagtccaagga from Silene latifolia isolate original U9 population chromosome 3, ASM4854445v1, whole genome shotgun sequence harbors:
- the LOC141648285 gene encoding SKP1-like protein 1B, with product MAETTTKKIMLKSSDGEDFVVDEVVALESQTIKHMIEDDCVDNAIPLPNVTAKILSKVIEYCKKHVDAAAAAKTADTTTTTTAGVAGGDDELKKWDKEFVNVDQSTLFDLILAANYLNIKDLLDLTCQTVADMIKGKTPEEIRKTFNIKNDFTPEEEAEIRKENQWAFE